The following coding sequences are from one Salvia hispanica cultivar TCC Black 2014 chromosome 3, UniMelb_Shisp_WGS_1.0, whole genome shotgun sequence window:
- the LOC125209465 gene encoding dirigent protein 22-like, protein MANKITLASILFLTIFTYSNAKLRHLKETKLTVYYQNYSSRPNATVIEIPGPANGTENYFKFGAMFSVDDPITEEFDEGSAIIARGRGLFVTSALDGSSSHVMLSVVFIDGEHKGSSIEIYGNEQRSMVREVAVVGGTGKFRLARGYVTFENLYFDPVRGHTILQSNMTVLHY, encoded by the coding sequence ATGGCCAACAAAATCACATTAGCTTCAATTCTCTTTCTCACCATTTTCACATATTCAAATGCAAAGCTAAGGCATCTCAAGGAGACAAAACTAACGGTCTACTACCAAAATTACTCCAGCCGCCCAAACGCAACCGTGATCGAGATACCGGGCCCAGCGAATGGGACTGAAAACTACTTCAAGTTCGGAGCTATGTTTAGCGTGGACGACCCAATTACCGAAGAATTCGACGAAGGTTCAGCCATAATTGCAAGAGGCCGAGGGCTGTTTGTGACCTCAGCTCTGGATGGGTCCTCCAGCCATGTAATGTTGTCAGTTGTTTTTATTGATGGCGAGCATAAAGGTAGCTCAATAGAAATATATGGTAATGAACAACGGTCCATGGTGAGGGAGGTGGCAGTGGTGGGCGGCACAGGGAAGTTCCGGCTAGCGCGTGGCTATGTAACTTTCGAGAATCTTTACTTTGATCCGGTGCGCGGTCATACAATCCTCCAATCTAATATGACTGTACTACATTACTAG